GCACGTGGCGGTTCGAGACGCTCGGCGGCGCACCGCTGCCCGACGAGGTGCGGCACGCGCCGTGGCTCACGTTCGACGGAGACGGGCAGGTGTACGGGCTGGCGGGCGTCAACCGCGTCCGCGGCACGTGGCAGCTCGAAGGGTCACGGCTGACGTTCGGCCCCGTCGTCTCGACCCTCATGGCCGGACCCGACGAGGCGATGGCGTGCGAGCGGCAGGTCGTCGAGCTGCTCAACAGCGCGCTCGACGTGCACGCCGACGGCGACCACCTGGAGCTGCGGCTCGACGGGACACCGGGCGCGACTCTCGTCCGCGACGAGCAGGCGGGCGACGCGCCCGCCTGAGCAGCCGGGGTCGGCGCCCGTCGCGCGACCCCGCCGGGGCCGTGGCGACGTCGGCCCGCGGTCGACGGGTCAGGCGGAGGGCGTCCCGAGACCCGGCCAGCGCGCGGCGAGCTCGGTGAGCGTGCGCTCGCGGTCGGCGACGTCGAAGGCCGTGCCCGTCACCATGAGCTCGTCCGCGCCGGTGCGCGTGGCGAGCGCTGCGAGCTCCTCGACGGCGCGATCCGGCGTCGTCGCGACCTGCGTGCCCGGCGACTGAGCGAAGAGCTCCTCTGCCGCGCGGGGATCGAGGCCGGCGAGGATCCGCGCCGCCTCGTCGGGCGTGACGACCGGGGCGAGCGGGCGGCCGGTGCGCAGCGCGAGCGTCATGACCCGGCTCGGGCCCGCGAGGTGCTGCGCCTCCTCCTCGGTGTCGGCGACGAGGACCGAGACCGACACCATGAGGCGCGGGGCGTCGAGCAGCGGCGACGGGCGGAACGCGTCGCGGTAGGTCTGCGCGGCCTGCGCGGTGCGGCCCGTCGCGAAGTGGTGCGCGTAGCTGTAGGGCAGGCCGAGCTCGCCCGCGAGCTGCGCGGAGAACAGGCTCGACCCGAGGAGCCACGGCTCGGGGCTCGACGTCGCGACGGGGGTCGCGGTCAGCCGCCGCGCGGCCGCCGACGGCGCGACGGACCCGAGCGGCACGCCGAGCATCGCGAGCACGTCGACGAGCTCCGCCGGGAAGTCCTCCGCACCCAGGCCGTCGACGGTCCGGCGCAGCGCGGCCGCGGTGGCCGGGTCGGCGCCCGGCGCCCGGCCGATGCCCAGGTCGACGCGGCCCGGGTGCAGCGCCTCGAGCATCGCGAACTGCTCCGCGACCACGAGCGCCGGGTGGTTCGGCAGCATGACGCCGCCCGACCCGACGCGGATCGAGCGCGTCGCCGCTGCGAGGTGCGCGAGCAGGACGCCCGGCGACGTCGACGCGACCATCGGCATGGCGTGGTGCTCGGCCACCCAGAACCGGCGGTAGCCGAGCGCGTCGGCCGCCCGGGCCAGCCGGGTCGTCGCCGCGAGCGCGTCGGCGCTGGTCTGGCCCGCGCTGAGCGGGGCGGTGTCGAGGACGGAGAGCGGGATGGTCACGTCGAGGGCCAACGCCGCGCCGGGCCGTCGTCATCCCGCGCGCGCCCGACCGTGACGCGACGCACGCCACGCCGCACGCCGCAGCGCCGATGTCGTCAGCACGTGCGGGCGGCGTCCGTCCGGGACGCGTCAGGGGTAGAGGCCGCGGATCTTGTGCGCCTCCGCGACCCGCCGCACCCCGATGGTGAGCGCCGCGTCGCGCAGCGACACCCCCTCGGCGCTCGCGAGCGACGCGACCGCGCGGTACGACGCGAGCATCCGGTGCTCGAGCCGCTCCGCGATCTCGTTCTCCGTCCACCAGTACGCCTGGTTGGCCTGCACCCACTCGAAGTACGACACGACGACGCCGCCGGCGTTCGCGAGGATGTCCGGCACGACGACGACGCCGCGCTCGGCGAGCACCTCGTCGCCCTCGGTCGTCGTCGGCCCGTTGGCCGCCTCGACGACCCACCGCGCCTTGACCTGGTGCGCGGTGTCCTCGTCGATCACGCCCTCGACGGCCGCGGGAATGAGGACGTCGACGTCGAGCGACAGCAGCTCCGCGTTGTCGACCGGCTCGCCGCCCTCGAACTCGTGCACCGCGCCCCCCGCCGCGACGTGCCGCAGCAGCGCGGGCACGTCGAGCCCGTCGGACGACCGCACGCCGCCGTGCTCGTCGCTCACCGCGACGACCCGCGCCCCGGCCTCCGCGAGGATGCGTGCCGCGGGAGCCCCGACCTTGCCGAAGCCCTGCACCGCGACCGACACCTCGTCGAGCCGCACGCCCGCGTCGCCGAGCGCCGCCTCCGCCGCGTGCACGACGCCCCGCGACGTCGCCGTCGGGCGCCCGAGCGACCCGCCGACGGTGAGCGGCTTGCCCGTCGTCACCGCCGGGATCGTGTACCCGAGGTTCACCGAGTAGGTGTCCATGATCCACGCCATGGTCTGCTCGTTCGTGCCGATGTCGGGCGCCATGATGTCCCGCTCGGGGCCGATGATCGGCATGATCTCGCTCGTGTACCGGCGCGTGACGCGCTCGAGCTCGGACTGCGAGTACAGCCGCGGGTCGATCGTCACGCCGCCCTTCGCGCCGCCGTACGGCACGTCGACGACCGCGCACTTCCACGTCATCCACATCGCGAGCGCGCGCACCTCGTCCGGGTCGACGGACGCCGAGTAGCGCAGGCCGCCCTTGCCGGGCCCGCGCGAGATGTTGT
The sequence above is a segment of the Cellulomonas fimi genome. Coding sequences within it:
- a CDS encoding META domain-containing protein, producing MTTLQGTWRFETLGGAPLPDEVRHAPWLTFDGDGQVYGLAGVNRVRGTWQLEGSRLTFGPVVSTLMAGPDEAMACERQVVELLNSALDVHADGDHLELRLDGTPGATLVRDEQAGDAPA
- a CDS encoding LLM class flavin-dependent oxidoreductase, which produces MTIPLSVLDTAPLSAGQTSADALAATTRLARAADALGYRRFWVAEHHAMPMVASTSPGVLLAHLAAATRSIRVGSGGVMLPNHPALVVAEQFAMLEALHPGRVDLGIGRAPGADPATAAALRRTVDGLGAEDFPAELVDVLAMLGVPLGSVAPSAAARRLTATPVATSSPEPWLLGSSLFSAQLAGELGLPYSYAHHFATGRTAQAAQTYRDAFRPSPLLDAPRLMVSVSVLVADTEEEAQHLAGPSRVMTLALRTGRPLAPVVTPDEAARILAGLDPRAAEELFAQSPGTQVATTPDRAVEELAALATRTGADELMVTGTAFDVADRERTLTELAARWPGLGTPSA
- a CDS encoding Glu/Leu/Phe/Val family dehydrogenase, whose product is MTDSATTPRPSSPLATAQAQLADAVQILGYDEGMHRMLATPRREMNVAVPLRRDSGEIELFTGYRVQHNISRGPGKGGLRYSASVDPDEVRALAMWMTWKCAVVDVPYGGAKGGVTIDPRLYSQSELERVTRRYTSEIMPIIGPERDIMAPDIGTNEQTMAWIMDTYSVNLGYTIPAVTTGKPLTVGGSLGRPTATSRGVVHAAEAALGDAGVRLDEVSVAVQGFGKVGAPAARILAEAGARVVAVSDEHGGVRSSDGLDVPALLRHVAAGGAVHEFEGGEPVDNAELLSLDVDVLIPAAVEGVIDEDTAHQVKARWVVEAANGPTTTEGDEVLAERGVVVVPDILANAGGVVVSYFEWVQANQAYWWTENEIAERLEHRMLASYRAVASLASAEGVSLRDAALTIGVRRVAEAHKIRGLYP